The sequence TGTTCTGTTTTGTTTCGCGCACTGTTTTGAGGAGGTGCACGGAAATggaattttacccaaaattgagttgtTTTCACTCGCGTTATTTGGCTGGATGGCGTTTTGGTTCTTTTTAACGTGCACATGAAAAGGCCGTTAGAACGTCAATCGAAAAGGCCTGATGTATGCGTgcgtcaaaaatctcaaaagtCAACAAAAGTTGCATCATGTCGATGTGCAGTCGCGTTTTTCGTCGGTGGAATCATTTTGTAACTTTAAAAAAGTATGAAAATGTCCAGGTGGCCAAAGGAAACCCTCAAAACCTGGTGCAGCGTGTTTCACCGGCGCTAGGAGGAAAAGTGTTCGTAGCCTGGCATCCAGAGCCAACCTTTCCCTATGAATATTCAAAACCGATCGAAATAACTCCGGTCAAATCAAGTCCGTCGTTAGTGCGTGATGACTTGGTCCAGTGCGGAGTTAGTCAACTGAGAGGCAAACACCCAGAAATGGTACGTGAAGAGCTTTCCAAGATCACCTTTACTACCAAACATCGGTGGTTCCCGCGAGCCCGTG comes from Armigeres subalbatus isolate Guangzhou_Male chromosome 2, GZ_Asu_2, whole genome shotgun sequence and encodes:
- the LOC134217433 gene encoding large ribosomal subunit protein mL42; this translates as MSMCSRVFRRWNHFVTLKKYENVQVAKGNPQNLVQRVSPALGGKVFVAWHPEPTFPYEYSKPIEITPVKSSPSLVRDDLVQCGVSQLRGKHPEMVREELSKITFTTKHRWFPRARDKKAKKTPMDRQYL